CCCATCATCCCTCACCTCTCTCCAGCAAAGTGTTCAGCAGGGAGGTGTTGGTGAAGAAGAAGAGATATCCAAATGTCTGGGAGGTGATGGGTGGAGAGAGGCAAGCCTCTCGAGATAGCATGAGGGAACGGCGGTACACTTCCACCAGACCGGCGacggtgggagggagggaagacaCGTCATCTTCCCCCTCTTCTCCACcaccctcgctccctccctcttcctttgTCCCATCTttgtctttctccttctcttcgCTGGAGAATGGGTTTGTGTCCAACAGAGCTGGAAGCAGGGAGTACAGTgtctgaaagagagaagaggaacaggaacagaTGGTGAATTAATTTAAAACGGGGCATGAAAACATAGCGTGGAGCACAGTGTCTTGTTTTGTGATGGGGCAGTTTCACTTAACAGGAACAGGtattattttcagaatgaaTGTGAGATCCTGAGATCCCACAACAATTAAATAACTGTGCTATCTGAAAATGTCATCAGTTTTAGTGCCCACACCTTGGTCAAGTGATACACACACTGCTGGAAAGTgtgcattatgacatcatcaagtTGTGCCAGGGCTTCTGAGCAAGTATCCATGTCAGCTGACAAGACAGGGTCACCGGGAGCTATGGAAGGacataaacagaaaaagaatgGAATCAAAAACTCAAGCACAATTTGCTCACTACTCAATATCTGTTTGCAGTTATATTTGTCATCTACTCATTCATAAAATCCACGTTCCTGTTGTGACTAATGCAACAGAGACAAGGACAACTTGACATAAAACAGGCAGATACAAGAGCACATGAATAGAACATGCCTAACAGTATTCTCAACATTATTCTCAGTATTTTCTGTTGAGAAATGCAATAGAGATTCAATGAAATTCCTGAAATTACAtccaaggaaaatattttagtttgtcTATCTCACCCTCAAATTCCCATTCTTTCTCCATGGCTTCTACTTTGACCTGGAAGAAGTTTAGGAGTTCTGTGGCATTGGACATCCAGAACATTAGGGGTCGAAGGTCAGAAGACACCTCCTGTATGCTAGGTGTGCTCACTTCCCCTTCTTGATCTGTAGAACTAGATGCCAAATATTCCACAACTTACTTCATGTGCCAATCTTCCATTACTTTCAAATACAAGATTGAATTTCAGTTAGATACTGAATACCAATAaactctgcagcagcagcagcagcagtatttcatatatatttatgtttcacACTTGTAATACAATGTCATGGAAGATAGAACTGCTCTAAAAAAACTGACATaatcagaaatgtaaaaaacttAAAGAATGCTTGGAATCAAATGAACAGagctgcacatgcacatgtaacTGAAACTGAACATTACACCAGGAGCTCTTACTTTTGTGTGGGATGCTTTTCCCCAAATTCTTTAATGTTTTCCTGCAAAGGAAAGTGTTTAAAAGTGAGAGATGGGTTCTTCCAGAAAAATACAGAGGAAATATTCTCTCTCAATTAAAGCCTATTAAGCCTTTTTTTCAGGGAAGCCAAGCCTACACAAGTGACATATTCAGTTTGGAGAGGCCCAATATATCGATCAATGAATATGTGTTGAGAAATTTAttgaataatatataaatatgttgcaaaatattttgattggaCAGCAGACTCACCCAGACTATCGttttgatttgattggctgacttTAACAGTAGCTGGGGAATGAGTGCAGGATCCAAGTGCTTGGAGGCATAGTCAATCATAACTGACAGGAGATATGCTGGAGCTAGAGGTCCACACCCTGCATCAGGAGAGGAGTTCTTCAACATGATCTCCTGATAAAGAGAAGTGGCAGGGAGTTTGAAAAGGGTTCATGgttttatcatgttttttgCCCATACCTGCAGTGCGCATAACTCCAGTTATATAGTTAGATGGTTgctacagcaacagaaacagagTGCCCTACCGAAGGGTGTTGTGTAGCTGTGGAATAGCCAGGAATTCAtttatgggggggagggggcggggggggacatGGCCCCGGGGGAACTTTTGACCCCAAACATTGCGACaagataaccaatcagattaaagatcaaatgtttaaattgttccccatttcaatttttatgtCCCCATTCCATAGTTGAATGATGGGCGACACATTAATTACTGCTGTTTTGGGATTTCCCATAATATATGATTTTAATGAATGCAGTGTGTCAAAAATGGAAGCCACGCCCACAATTGACCGATTGACACGAGAGTGAAGCCAGGCTGGTCAGAGGACGTGTGGCTTCACCCTTCTTGGAGACCATGATGTACTTGCCTGTAGCAGAGCATCGGCATGTCTGGGGTGAAACTTCAGCACCGCGTCAGTGGATCCAAGATACTGCCGCAGAACCTCCTGCCTGTCCACTAAGCCCCCTGGGCAACAGGGGGTGGAGGAATCCTGCTGCCATGGGAAAGGAAAGGCAGGTGGCGGGCTGGGGGTCACACGGGGGTCACGatacaggaagaggaagtggccTCCCAAACCTAGCAGGTCTCCTGGCTTCAGCTCTGCCTCCCTGTACAGCGGCACCCCATTGTGCATGACAGCACCACCCCTGAAGGGGCGCACGAGAGCTGGGCAGGTgaaaggagggggtgggggtgggggggggggttactgtggAGGTACATTCACACAACATTTCTAATACACTTTTACCCCGAGAGGCACTTTGCCCGCACGGTAAATACTGTAGCGGGTACCATGTTTGGAATCGTGCCCGGGCAGGGCAGCGTCTCTCCTGACCAACAGGTGGCGGGCCAGCAGGTCGGGGGCCGAAAGAAAGGTGTCCACTTTCAGAGgcttcctccccttcctctctctctccctgtccttctcTCGTTCCCTTGGTGAGGGTTTTTTCCCAAAGACATGTGTATGGCCGGTCATGATGTAGAGCACAAAGTCCTGCGGATGAGAGGGTCTGTTAGCATCTGAATagggcaggtgtgtgtctgttggtatCTGACTACAGTAGCTACAATAAGAGGCTGTTCGTATCTGAATGCAGCTGTTCATAGTCTGTTAGTGCTTGAGTGCTCGAGTTTTGATAATTCTCTGATTAAATCTTAAGTTGCAGAGAATGTGGAGATACTATCCGTGCTGTTTTAAAGTATAACAATTGGGACCTGTATGAGATCATTTTACATAGAGGCTTGAAGTACACttgaatttattgtatttttgtgttatgcCTGGatgtattgtgtattgtattgttGTTTTGAAATTCACATTATATGAAAGATCTCAGTGGTATAAAAACACTCCCTCTAGAGGTATGAAACGATGGTAGGCAATGATTAGAACTATGCAGGTATTTCGTCATCTGTTAAGTATGATATCATTAAAAGCAAGCCTAGCCTTGCTCTGGTCGTATCCCTGCAGCAACAGGAAGTAAGGGCGGTCTGTGGGTGGAAGGATCaggctctgtgacatcacttccagATCACATGTATCATTATCCTCCTCGTGTTCTTGGGGTCTCCTGTCCCTTTCACttccgacctttgaccccagcaCCTGCAAGACAGtatttatgtcaaaaaaatCCACGCTACTGTACGGACATTTTATCtcactctttcccccctctctgtctcacctcTCCTGTGTCTGTCGCTATCATGCTTATGATGTTCTTTCTATCCTGAGCTCCTCCGGTGTTGCTCCCGGGGTTGCTGGGACGGCGGTTGTCATTGCCGGCGTGTTGCCCCTGGCGACGTCGCAGACTCAGGTTCATGTCGCTGATGCTTCTGCGCAACTCCGTGTTCCTCCCCCGGAAGCCGCGCTCGGTCTCTTCTGCTCCGCCCCCCGATGACATGCGACTTCGCCTCCACGGCACTGCGGCGGACATGACGTCAGGGCGAATTTCAACCAGTCAAACATAAGAACAGATGCCATCATGAGCGAATCAAATGAGCCAGACTGACATTTTTTAGGGACCATGGGAACATGGGCTACCTGAGTAATTCTCCCCGTCCCTCTTTCGTTCCTTCTCTTTGGCCCTCTCTTCCCGCTCATAGTCATCCTTTCTCTGGATCTCGAAACGCCGCTCGAACCCCTCCTTTGGCTTCCACATGTCAATCAGAAGCAGGGGACATTCCCATGAGGCCACACCCCTCCGGCACTCTGTCTCCCATCGGATGGTCCCGTTGGGCTGTACAATGGGCTtcccaatgacatcacacagcagGAAGTCATCAGGGCTGGGTTTGTGGAAAGCTGGGAGGAGGAGATGGGTGGAGGCGTAAAGATTAGCAGGTGACGGGTGACCATTTTATGCATCTTAAAAGAATGACTGACTCACCTCCatcctcagtctctccctccctttctctttcagtgTAGCGGGTTATGACCTGCGAGATGAGCTGGTGGGCGGTGGAGTGAACGTTGGCCAGCAGGCTTCTGTAGTTGGCTCCGCTGGAGAGGGCATCTCCGTAGATCTTAATGAGCCCCGGGGTTGAGCAGGAGGCTGGGGGCATGTAGTGGGAGGACGATGCTGCGGAGTGCGCCCACacttccctctccctgtccccgaCCGCTCGGTCCCGGTCGCTGTTCGACCGGCCCCTCAGGAAGAGGTGAGACAGGCGCTTGGCGCGGGACTGAGGGGCGGCAGGACGGGGCCGGAggaagggagaaggggagggggaggggggagccagggaaggggtggagagggagagggtggacGAAGGAGCGGTGGGAGCCTCGTGCAGAGAGGCGGCATCTGAGCTGGTGGTGGATctacagagagcgagagagagagagagagagagagggagagagagagagagagagagagagagaggggggggaagagagagagagagggggagagagagagagagagaaggagggagaaagagagcgagagaaggagagagagagagagagagagagagatgaagacaAATAGTTTATTGTTAAAATTAACAATATATATGGTGTTGTAAaattcaataatacaaataGAAGTTACtggaattgaaaaaaataaaaagggggaaaaggaaGGACACGTGTATTAAATATTTGCTTAGCAGGCACTTTTATCCACTatagtgaaaaaaaacaacttatatattttttcaggctatccatttatacagctggatgtttgtACTAAAGCAATAAAGGTTAGCCACCTTCTTCAGTGGTACAACAGCTCCACCTGGGCAACAAACCTCTTAGGTACAAGTCCTGTTCGCTAGCCATtgtactgcactgccacccccTTATACAACACTGACATCCACCAAAGGAAGCCTAAAGGAGCAGAAACATGCCAGAAAGGCCAGAACTGACGGGAAATACGGACTGACTTTACAGAGGCTGCGCTGGGCCAACGAGCCCCCAGTTTGGCAAAGTGTTTTCGGGGAGAATTTATCCACAGACCCACAGGGAAATGGAGCTTCCTGAAACGAGGGCTGTTGGACCCCTCCATCTGAAAGAGGCaggaacagagtgagagaggccgGAAAGCACAGATAAATGATAGAAATCATAGTTTCTTTACCAGATAAGACATTCCTGAAATGTAGATTATTTAactttacattttgcatttcagGTATTTAGCTgattttatccagagtgacttataataagtggaaaaaaagaaaaggcctaGATTTGAAAATCATCAACATCCCAAAGTAGCAATTAATGCTAAGTGCAATGGTCAGGCCGAAACACCCTATGATGATGCAAGCAGGTGATGCAAGCAGATAATGATTAATATCAAGACTTTACTGCACATAATACAGGGCATTCCAAGCCCTGTATTCTTCACTTGCAGTCAAACTGCACTGGAAACACTCTGTAACTATTGAACAGCacacaaagaataaataaaaaaaaatttttaaaccaAATCCTTCCTGCTGAAAATGTCAGCATATCTGACACAAGTCCTGTAAAAGTCAAAGTGTAGCATTGTTTTTATGTACATAGTCAAATGTTGGTGGAGCAGTGTAGGGCTAAAAATACCCTGCCCACTATACTTGTCACAGGGTGAGCACAGAATTAATCTGTTTAAAATTTAGAGCAGAGACCAGCATATGCATCACATGGTGTCCGGCAGAAGACTGACATCATCATGAGACAAGCCCTGCCAGCCAAGGTGTATTTATGACACAGTAATTAATGCCAAGTCACAGTGGGTGAGATGCCAAATCATAAAATCTGGTCTCCCAGGTTTAGGCAAAATAATGCCATTTTATTCCAACTTAATGATACGTATCATACCTCAATCAATAAAA
This window of the Anguilla anguilla isolate fAngAng1 chromosome 1, fAngAng1.pri, whole genome shotgun sequence genome carries:
- the rasip1 gene encoding ras-interacting protein 1, translating into MEGSNSPRFRKLHFPVGLWINSPRKHFAKLGARWPSAASVKSTTSSDAASLHEAPTAPSSTLSLSTPSLAPPSPSPSPFLRPRPAAPQSRAKRLSHLFLRGRSNSDRDRAVGDREREVWAHSAASSSHYMPPASCSTPGLIKIYGDALSSGANYRSLLANVHSTAHQLISQVITRYTEREREGETEDGAFHKPSPDDFLLCDVIGKPIVQPNGTIRWETECRRGVASWECPLLLIDMWKPKEGFERRFEIQRKDDYEREERAKEKERKRDGENYSVPWRRSRMSSGGGAEETERGFRGRNTELRRSISDMNLSLRRRQGQHAGNDNRRPSNPGSNTGGAQDRKNIISMIATDTGEVLGSKVGSERDRRPQEHEEDNDTCDLEVMSQSLILPPTDRPYFLLLQGYDQSKDFVLYIMTGHTHVFGKKPSPREREKDRERERKGRKPLKVDTFLSAPDLLARHLLVRRDAALPGHDSKHALVRPFRGGAVMHNGVPLYREAELKPGDLLGLGGHFLFLYRDPRVTPSPPPAFPFPWQQDSSTPCCPGGLVDRQEVLRQYLGSTDAVLKFHPRHADALLQEIMLKNSSPDAGCGPLAPAYLLSVMIDYASKHLDPALIPQLLLKSANQIKTIVWENIKEFGEKHPTQNSTDQEGEVSTPSIQEVSSDLRPLMFWMSNATELLNFFQVKVEAMEKEWEFEAPGDPVLSADMDTCSEALAQLDDVIMHTFQQCVYHLTKTLYSLLPALLDTNPFSSEEKEKDKDGTKEEGGSEGGGEEGEDDVSSLPPTVAGLVEVYRRSLMLSREACLSPPITSQTFGYLFFFTNTSLLNTLLERDGLFSWSRAVQIRTNLDLVLDWLQAEGLGDIASEFLKKLSITVNFLCIPKTRLIQSSWSSLQEDYSLLSPSQLHHLLTHYKLGPARAPPISWSPPPGTELGGDIFESFLDHPPLILPNETPRLDLTQPIPSPELQQEVTRLRSFLWGLDQDELPANQRTRL